The genome window cagagtctttagattgggcttaaggtagggttatcaaaaatatcccgataacagcggcaattaatttatttaaaaatgtgtcacattaaaatatttaacactatTAATTTATGCGCTAcgtgaccctctcactcattgtcacgctcaatctgtaatgacgctgttttacctatgtagagagataaaaggcagctcaaactgagtgaattttggcagcctttggagcatttctTCAATTAGCTAAAATCTTGCAATCCCTcgtcctatgattagaaatataatgGGAAGTAATgtagggaagcaaggtggcaattgatctttgtcttaacaccttaagttatttcccaaagcagagaatatatatccattggtagcacaacgcacagtcatggttttacttcccatcatggttccacttcccatcatgcattggggcatggctgcagtatcatttactgaaagctcaacaaatacactagatggcaatattttgtcaatatacaaagtcacaagtctttctatccgtggatccctctcacagaaagaatgttaataatgccatcttgaggatttattgtcataataaacaaatacagtactgtatgttgaatgtatatcagtgttgttaataacggcgttacaatataacggcgttactaacggcgttatttttttcagtagtgggtaatctaattaattacttttctcatcttggcaacgccgttaccgttactgaagacggaaaggcatgcgttactatgcgttactatattggtcgaaaagtctgagggagacggactcaccgagacgacagagcaggagtatggaggaggcaagaaagttgtgacgccgagcaaacgcgatactaggtagctccaataatacatgttgtagccgatagctagtacaaactacgcgcgcatgttatggtagatatggtagacatgatagatatcacatgtactgtacatagatataactagatgcaaaatgacagacatggcactaaatgagttagtagacagccgccatcttaaagcagtactttttaggacggctctgttgtagagaaccttcctagcgaacctaagtaactttttatctaaaatacttctaaatcggcaaaatcttgacttgaatctatttttaaatgatgaaacagttttaaaactttcatatgtcgaaagtagagagaagggaagtaatgcaataatgggagcaattttaacaacttttaacagctgattcagggtaaagggtaaattagggtaaagaattgggctctggccaattgtaccaaaaaccttcacaaaaaacttcacatagtgtggccaatgttttttttttttttttgaggaaaaaaaaaaaaagaagtaattatcaccaattactttgccaagtaactaattactcttacattcaggtaattgagttactaacgcaattactttttgggagaagtaatttgtaactataattaattactttttttcagtaagattaacaacactgatgtatatattcgtcagagttttattcatttttttcttaatgcattgccaaaatgtatatgatcgggaaaaattatcgggaatgattggaattgaatcgggagcaaaaaaaaaaaaaaaaaaaaaatcgtatcgggaaatatcgggattggtactcaaactgaaacgatcgggatcggatcgggagcaaaaaaacatggtcggaacaaccctagtggcgacttatagtcaggtacgccttatagtgcgaaaattacgggatatttttttaaaagtaagattaacaacactgctgataaCCCAGGTGATTTCAAGAATCATGACTGAAAcatcaagtggaagcttctgttCCAACGACAGCGTCCTGCAGAGTCTGATAGTGACTCTGCCTTTTGGAGGAGTTGGTAAGTTACTACACAGAGTATACTTTAAACATGTTTATCATGATGATGTAACAATATATCAGAACtaatttgtttgcttgtttttggtCGGCACAGGTGCTAGTGGATTTGGTTCCTATCATGGGCGATACAGCTTTGATACGTTCTCTCATAGAAAGTCATGCCTGCTAAGAACCACACACTTGGAGTGTATCACCTCCCTGCGCTATCCCCCCTACGATGACCgcaatctgtctctcatgacGTGGGCCAGCAGTCTTTCCTGGAAGAGCCAAGGCTGGTGTCAAATCCTATGACTTGAGCTGAATTTCTATTCAGTTTAATGTaacaatgccccaaaattaagcaCACATCCTTTGAAATGTGGAGGAACATTGATTATCTGACCTTGAATGCCAAGAAGACAGCTCAAATGTGATGTATTTCATTACATAATTGTCTTATAACAATGTAAGTGGATGTTGATTTTGAGAAATCGTATATTTTCACTGAAAGGTTCATATAAAGAGTCGCCCACATAAATGTTTTGAGCATGTTTAATTACAAAATATATGGATGAATCAGGTATTACTCAGGTCTTTTGTAGATGATTTccttgttgttttctttgagggCAGCGTATCTGGCCACTGTGAAAAGGTAGTCGCTTAGTCTGTGTGGAATACATTGACGCGATAATCAGGTTTATGCTCGAATAATGCATGCTGTATTGTTTTCGAGAATAGATAACTATGATAATTACCTATTCAAAAACCTGCCAATCTCTGGATCAGCCTCTCCGGAGCGCACTATTGGAGCAACACTGTAATAAGaacacataacaatgacagacagAATTTTTTTGGTTTATGTCTGTGACAAAGTCATGCTTTAACTGACCTGCGTTCGGCTCTGCGACAGATAGTTCGAGCTACGTGTAAGGCCGCGCTGCTCTTTCCCCCAGACTGTTGTAATGCACAAGTCAAAAGAGTGTTAAAGGGCAGGTGAACACTTCAATTCATGAGCTTTTTACTCttttaaattgtattgaatgcatcattcgctgtctcaaaactcacattaccaaaaatgtttttcaagtGACcatgtagtttttgagttactgccatggcaacaccttagcaacaaGGGATGCGCCTTGCTGCAggccgctacctgatgacgtaattACCCGAAGACTTCGCCAGCACTCCAATACAAAGGTGtaacaccacgctatcctcgccatatatatagtgccttgcaaaagtattcggcccccttgaatcttgcaacctttcgccacatttcaggcttcaaacataaagatatgaaattgattttttttgtcaagaatcaacaacaagtgggacacaatcgagaagtggaacaacatttattggataatttaaactttttttaacaaataaaaaactgaaaagtggggcatgcaatattattcggcccctttactttcagtgcagcaaactcactccagaagttcagtgaggatctctgaatgatccaatgttgtcctaaatgaccgatgatgataaatagaatccacctgtgtgtaatcaagtctccgtataaatgcacctgctctgtgatagtctcagggttctgtttaaagtgcagagaccattatgaaaaccaaggaacacaccaggcaggtccgagatactgttgtggagaggtttaaagccagatttggatacaaaaagatttcccaagctttaaacatctcaaggagcactgtgcaagccatcatattgaaatggaaggagcatcagaccactgcaaatctactaagacccggccgtccttccaaactttcttctcaaacaaggagaaaactgatcagagatgcagccaagaggcccatgatcactctggatgaactgcagagatctacagctgaggtgggagagtctgtccataggacaacaatcagtcgtacactgcacaaatctggcctttatggaagagtggcaagaagaaagccatttctcaaagatatccataaaaggtctcgtttaaagtttgccacaagccacctgggagacacaccaaacatgtggaagaaggtgctctggtcagatgaaaccaaaattgaactttttggccacaatgcaaaacgatatgtttggcgtaaaagcaacacagctcatcaccctgaacacaccatcccgactgtcaaacatggtggtggcagcatcatggtttgggcctgcttttcttcagcagggacagggaagatggttaaaattgacgggaagatggatgcagccaaatacaggaacattctggaagaaaccctgttggtatctgcacaagacctgagactgggacggagatttgtcttccaacaagacaatgatccaaaacataaagccaaatctacaatggaatggttcaaaaataaacgtatccaggtgttagaatggccaagtcaaagtccagacctgaatccaatcgagaatctgtggaaagagctgaagactgctgttcacaaacactctccatccaacctcactgagctcgagctgttttgcaaggaaaaatgggcaagaatgtcagtctctcgatgtgcaaaactgatagaaacataccccaagcgacttgcagctgtaattggagcaaaaggtggcgctacaaagtattaacgcaagggggccgaataatattgcacgctccacttttgttttttatttgttaaaagtttaaattatccaataaattttgttccacttcacgattgtgtcccacttgttgttgattcctgacaaaaaattaaaattttatatctttgtttgaagcctgaaatgtggcgaaaggttgcaaggttcaagggggccgaatacttttgcaaggcactgtagcaagcattttctgggttttatgcATAAGATTCATCATGCCATCTTGATGTGTAGCCACAGACTTCgttacctattgacatgacacttcgTCGTTCTTTACGTCACGCCTTACCATTGGGGGGGCCGAGCttgaagcttcatttagtaatagtcaaCCGAAGACTGCACACGCTCTTTCCAAGCcaaatttaagcttggatttttggaagaactacgaaagctgtaccggatACAAACAGGaacgattgtctcaggagtgatttgttcgaggattcaaggtaaatattttatttttcgtaccatgcatacattttgaaacttgaaaaaaaatcaatgggagaatgggaaccgctacggcattggcattaTTCTTCGgcatatatacataaaatagaTGCCTAAAGGCCTGGTTttgtgctcttttaacaaagaatcgagacggttttatgtgcatgtctataaagaattcagtgatttaagcattcacaagaattttgaatggAATAAAACCATTGTGGTAGCCCCCTTATCATAACGAagagctaacagactagcataatTCTTCCACACATTTAAGTCAATtcaaactgcccttttttttttttttttttttttgcttttaaccaaaaatcgagaccgtttaagtccatatctataaagagttcagggatttaagcatttattcacaagaatttcaacgtaaaacgcTCTTTGCTGTGAAgatgtaaggcggcgccacagtgaacttaaagacgagccgcaaATTCGCCATATTTATGTAACATAAATACATCCATATCTTCATTTAAatgcaatattctatgtgcaatacttactcacCTGCAAAATTCAAAACCTTAACTTTCAaaatgctgctacttcactccgattatttgcactgcctgaacatgggGCTATCTCAtatacgcattttatatttatttagattttatacttgcaagtcacttttgagattttaacttatcatgcaatgcaaagggaaatgctccacaatttcattgcaactgtataatgacaaagcGCTATTCTATTCTGtaaaagttgtgattgtatatagaatttattagtaatctatataattgattctgcatgattTTCTCAAGTAAAAGCTTCCGCAGCCAAccgcatttattcattttagtaGTCATTCACAATgcgcgaaaaataattttgtcatAAGTCATTGTCGCAGTCAGAGatgtttccacagttaaatctttgGTCATCTGTGTCCACACGATCgcgccacaaacgcagaattcgcacatcttcactCTGGACGGAGGTTTTAATAACCCCCGTTTAACTGAGcatgtggatgataggccaaactgtAGAAAAAGTTCTTGTTGCCAAATACCCTACTACGTGTAGAAAATAGACGTGGCCTgagtggcccaaaaaaaaaaccttctgcaAGGATTTGGACATATTTTGTGAGAGTCAAGCTAAAGAACTTCTCCCCTGGCTCCTCGATCGCatctttgttttcaacatttcagcgacgacagctttgaaagtcTAGGAGGATACAACCTTGGTTTTTCAAAAAacgtaagtagacccttactggcttttctaattctaaaatttgatgcaattTTGTTGATATGGGAGGGCAAAACAAACTACCTGTTCGTTGAAGTGTgaccagtttttttgttttgttgcttgcctgtcataagacagGTGACAGGTTGTCTATTCATGTCAATTTGATACGTTTATTACTTGATCGAAACCTGTTTTTATGTCATTATTGCTTGCCTGTCATAAGACTTTGTCTACTAATgtcaatttaatatatttaatactAGATCTATATAACTACtcgtctgtttttgcaattACTGATAATTATTAAAGATGTGCCGATCAatcaggatgccgatcgatcgggtccgatcaagtcattttcaaagtatcggaattggcaaaagaatatcggacatgccttttttaaatatatatatattttttaattaaatcgttttctaattgtatttaacgttacagacaaaatgtcttacactcatccagagtctttagttttggcttaaggaagggctatcaaatttatcgcattaacggcggtaattaattttttaaaaaattaatcacattaaaatatttaacgcaattcacgcatgcgctgcacgacccactcacgtattgtcgcgttcaatctataatggagccgttttacctatatatcgagctaaaaggcagcgtaaaatgagtagagtgaattttggcagtctttggagccttcttttaattggctaaagccttacaatccctctctcaacaattagaataccgtgggaagcaacgtggggaagaaaggtagtcgttgatctttttcttaacaccctatgttacttcccaacgcagagaagatatatcaattggtgtcactacgcacagtcatggttgcacttcccatcatgcatttggcagaacagttaaatggctacagtatcatttactgaaagctcaacaaatacactaaatgggaatatttagtcacaatatacaaagtcatttatcctttaagaactacaagtctttctatccgtggatccctctcacagaaagaatgttaataatgtaaatgtcatcttgaggatttattgtcataataaacaaatacagtacttatgtactgtatgttgaatgtatatattcgtccgagttttattcatttttttcttaatgcgtcgccaaaatgtatatgatcgggaaaaattatcgggaatgattggaattgaatcgggagcaaaaaaaaaagcaatcggatcgggaaatatcgggatcggccgatactcaaactaaaacgattgggatcggatcgagagcaaaaaaacatgatcggaacaacccgaataattatatcacagaatGACTGGTGAAAGAAAGGTTCAGAGAGAAATCACGATGCTAAGCATAGGCCTACAACTCTTCCTTTCATGAATTGTTTAGCTGCCAACCGGGATCATCACCAACGTCTGCTGTGCCGAGTAAATCATCTGATGCCTCTGGTTCAAACGTGTCGGGATTTATTGTTGATAATCTttttgggagcctttgccatcgttaGCGTCacaaaagagcgatcctgaatggttactttcGGTGGAAATGACACTGATATCGTTGCTGCTGCTATGCAAAACGTATTAAATTATCCTCGCAGTTACGCGTTAGAAATGACATGGTGGTTTCGCCGAAATCGTACAAactttatattcgtaaaattacacgtaaatccgaaaagctcttcacctGCCCTTTAAAAGTCCATAATTGGTCTTACAGGTAAAATGAAGTTGGTTAGAGGTGGGAGTTCATCTGTGAACGTATCGATCCAACTTTCCAAGTCTGTTATTGGTGCTCCAGTAAATTGAGTCCGAtctaaaaacagaaaatattttTAGAATGGAATGCAGCTTTAAATGAACGGCAAACACTTACACTTACTTATATGACTTTCTCTTGCAGATGATTGAGGCGTGGCGATATTGGAGCCAACATCTTGCAAAATACATTGTATCTGGTGGGTTGAAGCAGGGGGAGAGAATTATTGGTCTcatctgaatttaaaaaaaaaaaaaaaaaaagaaaagaaaaaagacataCCTTTTCTAGCTGGTATGTGAATGTGTGTCCTTTTTCAAGGCAATATTCTCTAGCCAAGCTGAAAAGTTAGTATCACTAGTTTAGTAGGCAAATTTGCACAGTAACGTTTGAatagaatacaggtagtccatgggttacgaacgagttccgttcctacactggcaacgtaacccgaatttccgcgtaaatccgaATTAAGcctttaaaaacataaaataactattcaaaaagtCCAAATGTATTGTTTAatcttggaggatacactgccctctggtggcagcattgggtctggTTGGACTGGCgttcaataatgcttccatacaGGAGCACTCAGACGTCTCACATGAATAAAGGATAGCTCCGCTCTGCTTTGGCcctcataaggctgtaagtagtttcagctaatatgtttgtgtatgcatttgaaaTTAAGTttggagctacagtttgtggagttacgtgagagcgatttgctatgagaattgtaaacacATTAGCATTCGTCGCATTTAAGATAGTGGACTATTGTGACACAaagtaggctaatttaatctactacaagccctagcaaaaagtatggaatcaccagtctcggacgagcactcacgcaaaaagcttgaaaaacataactaattagttcaaaagtgcaaatcttaagcattcagaaacactaagaaatgaataaaaaacattgtggtggtcactggtcattagtgctgcaacgattaatcgattaactcgagtattcgattaggaaaaaaaatattcgaattaaattttgttgcttcgagtaggcATTTCATTAACgtggcgttttaatggtttattttgaaagtgtttacatttagtttgattgagtagggtggatacaccgccctatggtctgcctcatttcacatggctgaatccaactgctccctgttaagaccaacataagctaagtttttgtttgggctaatgttttttaatgcatccgtaatttagtttatcggtactgtatatttagccgttttttttttttttttttttgtgggaatatgagtctgaaccatttgttaagagcattgttaaaaaagggctaatgttttttaatgcatccgtaatttagtttataggtactgtatatttagccgttttttttttttttttttttgcgggaatttgagtctactccgaaccatttaagagaattgttaaaaaaaaaaaaaaaaacacgttagcattttgtagcatttaagctagcagacttttactatgtaagttagccaattgttcttttgttgtacttagttccttatttatttgttttataccgtttgaggctcatcccaggtattttaacttttcatgttccttattcgattactcaattaatcgaactaactagttcatcgattaatcgactactgaaataatcAATAGGTGCAGCCCTACTGGTcattaaatgttacttttatagagccagtgcagggaaatatatatggaatcactccattctgaggaaaaaaatatggaatcattagaaacaaacaaagaaataacaaaacacatctctagtatttagtagcaccacccctggcttttatgacagcttgcagtctctgaggcataaacttgatgagtattcttcatcaatttggtgccaactctctttgactgCAGTTGccggatcatccttgcaggtcagagccttgctgtggaccatttttttcaatttccaccacaggtattcaatagggttgagatctgggctatttgcagggcatgccattgactggatgagtcttgccaaggaatgctttaacagttttagctctgtggcgtgatgctttgtcatcttggaaaacaagatattttcaattgaagggataagaaagcggtctaaaatttcaatgttaaCTTGTgcttttattgaagatttaaccacagccatctccccagtgcctttgcctgacatgcagccccatatcatcaaggactgacggaattttgatattttcttcaggcaatcatctttgtaaatctcaatggaacagcaccaaaccaaagttccagcatcatcaccttgtcaagagtcaagaatctgcattggacaaggtgtcaagagtcaagaatcggcATTGGACAagttgatgatgctggaacttttgtttggtgctgttccagtgagatttacaaagatgactaccCAA of Corythoichthys intestinalis isolate RoL2023-P3 chromosome 3, ASM3026506v1, whole genome shotgun sequence contains these proteins:
- the LOC130913703 gene encoding corrinoid adenosyltransferase MMAB-like: MAAFVVKPSILCCILKTARKSSERQAFFWRSYATDRDDRVPKIYTKTGDKGFSSTFTGERRPKEDHIFEALGNTDELSSSIGLAREYCLEKGHTFTYQLEKIQCILQDVGSNIATPQSSARESHINRTQFTGAPITDLESWIDTFTDELPPLTNFILPSGGKSSAALHVARTICRRAERSVAPIVRSGEADPEIGRFLNRLSDYLFTVARYAALKENNKEIIYKRPE